The window ACTTAGTGATGATTTTAGAGAACCCAGTTTCACGATGATTCCTTAGTCGAAAGTGATCTGCAAGTTTGCGCCAACAGCACGATAGTCCTTCAGACCATCAGCCACATCGCCGCTTGCCGATTCATAATACAACGCGATCCCAAAGTCGGGAGCAAATTTAAAGCTGGCACCTAGCAAGAATGGCACAAGAGGAGATTTCACTCCGGTCACCGTTCCAACGTCAGCATTTTTATCCAAGTTCATACCCAAAGAAACACCCGCGAAAACTCCGGCATATTCTTCAAATTTATACATAAGAGCCACAGGAATATCCAAGTAGTTCATCGTCACTTTGTTTTCAGGA is drawn from Bdellovibrio sp. ArHS and contains these coding sequences:
- a CDS encoding outer membrane beta-barrel protein, translated to MKKLALSLLAVAGLMSSNALADIDYGLEVGIRSQSGDVDTGASTSSQMGFQFGATAHFPLSGPLHLRTGLLYTQRPLTIDSTPENKVTMNYLDIPVALMYKFEEYAGVFAGVSLGMNLDKNADVGTVTGVKSPLVPFLLGASFKFAPDFGIALYYESASGDVADGLKDYRAVGANLQITFD